The proteins below are encoded in one region of Pseudonocardia sp. DSM 110487:
- a CDS encoding HAMP domain-containing sensor histidine kinase, translating into MAARLLVIVLFLVGLLAAGLGVPLALSYAQARQLAMFSDRLTDTIFYASLAERPITQADTTGLATELERYDAVYGVAVLVLDEDGRLVASSRQPPPVLDGDARERVELALANRRSEVYPLILPWDERPLVLAEPVLVDTEVRGAAVTISSTDALRTEELRVWSLVVAAGLAALAMGVVVALPIVRWILRPVRRLDEGTGRVATAVLAGADPEPMADGSGPPELRRLSVSFDRMAETVAQAYAAQRAFVADASHQLRNPLTALRLRLSNLDGHVDTAAAEDHAAALEEAERLSMLLDGLLALARAERTAPPVVADVDAGVEDRLDAWRPLAEHMDLQLVRGGVTGLQVVGPAGAIETVLDAVLDNAVKFAPPGSAISVRTASVDGRVEIAVRDTGPGMAPEELERATSRFWRSPAQRNTEGSGLGLAIAARTLEVAGGELALELPSGGGLRVVARFPSAPGERADDPELQEGGLTAAGSQ; encoded by the coding sequence ATGGCCGCCCGCCTGCTGGTGATCGTGCTGTTCCTGGTGGGGCTGCTCGCCGCCGGGCTGGGTGTGCCCTTGGCGCTGTCCTATGCCCAGGCCCGGCAGCTCGCGATGTTCAGCGACCGCCTCACCGACACGATCTTCTACGCCTCGCTCGCGGAGCGGCCCATCACGCAGGCCGACACCACGGGGCTCGCCACCGAGCTCGAACGGTACGACGCCGTCTACGGGGTGGCGGTTCTCGTCCTGGACGAGGACGGCCGGCTCGTGGCGTCGTCGCGGCAGCCCCCGCCGGTCCTCGACGGGGACGCGCGGGAGCGGGTGGAGCTCGCGCTCGCCAACCGTCGTTCCGAGGTGTATCCGCTGATCCTGCCGTGGGACGAGCGCCCGCTGGTGCTCGCGGAGCCGGTGCTGGTGGACACCGAGGTGCGCGGAGCTGCCGTCACCATCTCCTCGACCGACGCGCTGCGCACCGAGGAGCTGCGGGTGTGGTCGCTCGTCGTCGCGGCGGGTCTGGCCGCGCTGGCGATGGGCGTCGTCGTGGCGCTGCCGATCGTCCGCTGGATCCTGCGCCCGGTCCGGCGCCTCGACGAGGGCACCGGCCGGGTTGCCACCGCCGTGCTGGCCGGGGCCGACCCGGAGCCGATGGCCGACGGTTCGGGGCCGCCCGAGCTGCGGCGGCTGTCGGTGTCGTTCGACCGGATGGCCGAGACCGTGGCGCAGGCCTACGCCGCCCAGCGGGCGTTCGTCGCCGACGCGAGCCACCAGCTGCGCAACCCGCTCACTGCGCTGCGTCTCCGCCTGTCCAACCTCGACGGGCACGTCGATACGGCAGCGGCCGAGGACCACGCCGCCGCACTGGAGGAGGCCGAGCGGCTGTCCATGCTGCTCGACGGGCTGCTGGCGCTCGCGCGGGCGGAGCGCACCGCGCCCCCGGTCGTCGCCGACGTCGACGCGGGCGTGGAGGACCGCCTCGACGCGTGGCGCCCGCTCGCCGAGCACATGGATCTGCAGCTGGTCCGTGGTGGCGTGACGGGCCTGCAGGTGGTGGGGCCCGCAGGCGCGATCGAGACCGTCCTGGACGCCGTGCTGGACAACGCGGTCAAGTTCGCCCCACCGGGGAGCGCGATCTCCGTGCGCACCGCCTCCGTCGACGGGCGCGTGGAGATCGCCGTGCGCGACACGGGGCCCGGGATGGCTCCCGAGGAGCTCGAGCGGGCCACCAGCCGGTTCTGGCGCAGCCCGGCCCAGCGGAACACCGAGGGCTCGGGGCTCGGCCTCGCGATCGCCGCGCGCACCCTGGAAGTTGCGGGCGGAGAGCTGGCGCTCGAGCTGCCGTCCGGCGGTGGGTTGCGGGTGGTGGCGAGGTTCCCGTCGGCCCCCGGGGAGCGCGCCGATGACCCCGAGTTGCAGGAAGGTGGCCTTACTGCAGCTGGGTCGCAGTAA
- a CDS encoding TetR/AcrR family transcriptional regulator, with protein MLVEGSVRDRRRAETVREIKAAALEQLAEGGPGGLSLRGVARAVGMTVQSLYHYFDSRDELLTALVIDGHRALAASVMDAAVATRGRPHAERLFAASNAYRHWALANRPAFLLLYGTPVPGYEPPSREEVISASVSLAEPFLEVVFDGWSAEQLARVPLQPGTERLAEVDTTKVPLPLGALALFYELRAQMHGLVMLELVGHLAPMNDHGEDLFRGMIRRTAAELAALKDAG; from the coding sequence GTGTTAGTTGAAGGATCCGTGCGGGACCGGCGACGGGCCGAGACCGTGCGCGAGATCAAGGCCGCCGCGCTCGAGCAGTTGGCCGAGGGCGGTCCCGGCGGGCTGTCGCTGCGGGGCGTCGCGCGGGCCGTCGGGATGACGGTGCAGTCGCTCTACCACTACTTCGACAGCCGCGACGAGCTGCTCACCGCGCTGGTGATCGACGGGCACCGTGCGCTCGCCGCCTCGGTGATGGACGCCGCGGTGGCCACCCGCGGCCGTCCACACGCAGAGCGGCTGTTCGCGGCATCCAACGCCTACCGGCACTGGGCACTGGCCAACCGTCCGGCGTTCCTGCTGCTCTACGGCACTCCGGTGCCCGGGTACGAGCCGCCGTCGCGCGAGGAGGTGATCAGCGCGTCGGTGAGCCTGGCCGAGCCGTTCCTCGAGGTGGTGTTCGACGGGTGGAGCGCCGAGCAGCTCGCACGGGTGCCCCTGCAGCCCGGTACCGAGCGGCTCGCCGAGGTCGACACGACGAAGGTGCCACTGCCACTCGGCGCACTGGCCCTGTTCTACGAGCTGCGCGCTCAGATGCACGGGCTCGTGATGCTCGAGCTCGTCGGCCACCTCGCCCCGATGAACGACCATGGCGAGGACCTGTTTCGCGGCATGATCAGGCGCACGGCCGCGGAGCTGGCCGCCCTCAAGGACGCGGGTTAG
- a CDS encoding amino acid ABC transporter permease produces MTAVLFDVPGPRARARYQLAAVVGGLVVVAILAFVLFRFAQSGLFTAEQWDWITYERIQLTLLQGLLATLRAFAVGAVLALVFGAVFATARLSDHAWIRNPAAAIVEFFRAIPLLILMFLLYFGMGINAFWAVVLGLMLYNGSVLAEVFRAGILSVPRGQSEAAYGLGMRKTQVMTAVLLPQALTAMLPTIISQLVVLLKDSALGFIIQYEELLFVGRQLGSQLQLDAPIIPVAIVIAFIYITMCLLLSAGANRAERWSRRRGHTSAEIAHADVTDTRAGAA; encoded by the coding sequence ATGACCGCCGTCCTGTTCGACGTTCCAGGGCCCCGCGCCCGCGCCCGCTATCAGCTGGCCGCGGTCGTGGGCGGGCTCGTCGTGGTCGCGATCCTGGCGTTCGTCCTGTTCCGCTTCGCCCAGAGCGGCCTCTTCACCGCCGAACAGTGGGACTGGATCACCTACGAGCGAATCCAGCTCACCCTGCTCCAGGGCCTCCTCGCCACCCTGCGCGCCTTCGCGGTCGGCGCCGTGCTCGCCCTGGTGTTCGGCGCCGTGTTCGCCACGGCACGGCTCTCCGACCACGCGTGGATCCGCAACCCAGCAGCGGCGATCGTGGAGTTCTTCCGCGCCATCCCGTTGCTGATCCTGATGTTCCTGTTGTACTTCGGGATGGGCATCAACGCGTTCTGGGCCGTGGTGCTGGGGCTCATGCTCTACAACGGCTCAGTGCTCGCCGAAGTGTTCCGGGCGGGGATCCTCTCCGTACCGCGGGGCCAGAGCGAGGCCGCCTACGGCCTCGGCATGCGCAAGACCCAGGTGATGACGGCGGTGCTGTTGCCGCAGGCCCTCACCGCGATGCTGCCGACGATCATCAGCCAGCTGGTGGTGCTGCTCAAGGACTCCGCGCTGGGCTTCATCATCCAGTACGAGGAGCTGCTCTTCGTGGGCCGCCAGCTCGGCAGCCAGCTCCAGCTCGACGCGCCGATCATCCCCGTGGCGATCGTCATCGCGTTCATCTACATCACGATGTGCCTCCTGCTGTCCGCCGGGGCCAACCGGGCGGAGCGGTGGAGCCGCCGCCGCGGCCACACCTCGGCGGAGATCGCGCACGCCGACGTGACGGACACCCGCGCGGGTGCCGCCTGA
- a CDS encoding ABA4-like family protein, with protein MILAPGWSVTRRIIGSPLIVVPPMLVYAALVLPQFATVFAAVASPELLGVAALLGTPLGAAAGWAHFIAFDLFVGRFIYLDSRERGIHPLVAAPVLVLTILLAPLGLLAHLLLRAVLPHRRLQQGGLTATQLQ; from the coding sequence ATGATCCTCGCCCCCGGCTGGTCGGTGACGCGCCGGATCATCGGCTCGCCGCTGATCGTCGTGCCGCCGATGCTCGTCTACGCGGCGCTGGTGCTGCCGCAGTTCGCCACCGTGTTCGCGGCGGTCGCCTCGCCAGAGCTCCTCGGCGTCGCGGCACTGCTCGGGACGCCGCTGGGCGCCGCGGCCGGATGGGCCCACTTCATCGCGTTCGACCTGTTCGTGGGCCGATTCATCTACCTCGACAGCCGGGAGCGCGGCATCCATCCGCTGGTCGCCGCCCCGGTACTGGTGCTGACGATCCTGCTGGCTCCGCTGGGGCTGCTCGCGCACCTGTTGCTGCGCGCGGTGCTCCCCCACCGCCGGCTGCAGCAAGGTGGCCTTACTGCGACCCAGCTGCAGTAA
- a CDS encoding amino acid ABC transporter permease — protein MNVLLENLDLYGSAFLETIRLFVIAAIGSLVLGTLLAAMRVSPVPALRWFGSTYVNVFRNTPATLVLFFFAFAYPRLEILDLSFFARAATGLILYTAAFVCEVVRSGINTVPVGQAEASRALGFTFTLTLSQIILPQAIRSVVPPLSSVEIALLKNTTIASGFSVFQAGSIYQTLNEQGYSTFIGLLWVALGFIILVTPLVLLQRRLEKRWSVSR, from the coding sequence CTGAACGTTCTGCTGGAGAACCTCGACCTCTACGGGTCGGCGTTCCTCGAGACCATCCGGCTGTTCGTGATCGCCGCGATCGGGTCACTGGTGCTCGGCACGCTACTGGCCGCGATGCGGGTCAGCCCCGTGCCGGCGCTGCGCTGGTTCGGATCGACCTACGTCAACGTCTTCCGCAACACGCCGGCCACACTGGTGCTGTTCTTCTTCGCCTTCGCCTACCCGCGGCTGGAGATCCTGGATCTCTCCTTCTTCGCACGGGCGGCCACCGGCCTGATCCTCTACACGGCCGCGTTCGTGTGCGAGGTGGTCCGTTCAGGCATCAACACCGTACCCGTCGGGCAGGCCGAGGCCTCCCGAGCTCTCGGGTTCACGTTCACCCTGACCCTGTCGCAGATCATCCTGCCTCAGGCGATCCGCTCGGTCGTCCCGCCGCTGTCCAGCGTGGAGATCGCACTGCTGAAGAACACCACGATCGCCTCGGGCTTCTCGGTGTTCCAAGCCGGCTCGATCTACCAGACCCTCAACGAGCAGGGCTACAGCACGTTCATCGGCCTGCTGTGGGTCGCACTGGGCTTCATCATCCTGGTGACCCCGCTGGTGCTGTTGCAGCGCCGCCTCGAGAAGCGCTGGAGCGTGTCCCGATGA
- a CDS encoding TAXI family TRAP transporter solute-binding subunit — MAARSTAPAGARQDARMVERRTVLRGLLSGAAALGVLGVPGCSSRFTGVRLTLATGGTQGVYYNLGNALADAWHAQLGLDARPAVLSTAGSVDNLEKLASRAADVVFSQVDTAADQLANTPADDPRSMRALARIYDDVVHVVVPASSPVTTLAGLRGARVSVGAPDSGVRVIAERLLAAAGLSPATDFQDLQLGINESVESMASGEIDAFFWVGGLPTRGVDALSQTLPIRLLNLEDLITPVRATYPVYAAGTVPAQTYGIPEPITTLLVRNFLMVRADMPDDVANALVQGLFAAQEQLAAVSPAALTIDLRAAIGTQPVPLHPGAEQFFRSEKDP, encoded by the coding sequence GTGGCCGCCCGGTCGACCGCACCGGCCGGGGCACGGCAGGATGCCCGCATGGTGGAGCGCCGCACGGTCCTGCGAGGCCTGCTGTCCGGCGCCGCAGCGCTCGGCGTGCTCGGGGTGCCGGGCTGTTCCTCGCGGTTCACGGGCGTCCGGCTCACGCTCGCGACCGGCGGTACCCAGGGCGTCTACTACAACCTCGGGAACGCGCTCGCCGACGCGTGGCACGCGCAGCTCGGCCTCGACGCCCGCCCCGCCGTTCTGTCCACGGCGGGATCGGTGGACAACCTGGAGAAGCTCGCGTCCCGCGCCGCAGACGTCGTGTTCAGCCAGGTCGACACGGCGGCCGACCAGCTCGCGAACACCCCCGCGGACGATCCTCGGTCGATGCGCGCCCTCGCCCGCATCTACGACGACGTCGTGCACGTCGTGGTACCCGCGTCGTCACCGGTCACGACGCTCGCCGGCCTGCGCGGCGCCCGGGTGTCCGTCGGCGCGCCCGACTCCGGCGTGCGGGTGATCGCCGAACGCCTGCTGGCCGCGGCCGGGCTCTCCCCCGCCACCGACTTCCAGGATCTGCAGCTCGGGATCAACGAGTCGGTCGAGAGCATGGCGAGCGGTGAGATCGACGCGTTCTTCTGGGTCGGCGGTCTGCCCACGCGGGGCGTCGACGCACTCTCGCAGACACTGCCCATCCGGCTGCTCAACCTGGAGGACCTGATCACGCCGGTGCGCGCCACCTACCCGGTGTACGCGGCGGGCACCGTGCCCGCGCAGACCTACGGCATCCCCGAGCCGATCACTACCCTGCTCGTGCGCAACTTCCTGATGGTCAGGGCGGACATGCCGGACGACGTGGCGAACGCGCTGGTCCAAGGCCTGTTCGCGGCCCAGGAGCAGCTCGCGGCGGTGAGCCCGGCGGCGCTCACGATCGACCTGCGGGCCGCGATCGGCACCCAGCCGGTGCCGCTGCATCCCGGCGCCGAGCAGTTCTTCCGGTCGGAGAAGGACCCCTAA
- the miaB gene encoding tRNA (N6-isopentenyl adenosine(37)-C2)-methylthiotransferase MiaB gives MSRSYTIRTYGCQMNVHDSERMAGLLEAAGYERSASEDADVVVFNTCAVRENADNRLYGNLGHLRPVKDGRPGMQIAVGGCLAQKDRAEIVRRAPWVDVVFGTHNVHALPVLLERARHNQAAQVEIAESLEVFPSTLPARRESAYAGWVSISVGCNNTCTFCIVPSLRGKEKDRRPGEVLAEVQALAADGVLEVTLLGQNVNSYGVEFGDRGAFAKLLRACGDVDGLERVRFTSPHPRDFTSDVIAAMAETPNVCPQLHMPLQSGSDDVLRRMRRSYRPSRYLSILDEVRASLPDAAISTDIIVGFPGETEEDFQATLDVVEKARFAQAFTFQYSPRPGTPAATLPDQQPKAVVQERYERLVALQEEISWQQNRALEGRVVEVLVSTGEGRKDGATRRMSGRARDGRLVHFAPGDLSIRPGDVVEVAIGYGAPHHLVADGPVLTHRRTRAGDVHEAGTRPGGAATGLGLPGFGAPPVQPAAAAPACGVNG, from the coding sequence GTGAGCCGCAGCTACACCATCCGCACCTACGGGTGTCAGATGAACGTGCACGACTCCGAGCGGATGGCCGGACTGCTCGAGGCCGCGGGCTACGAGCGGTCCGCGTCCGAGGACGCCGACGTCGTCGTGTTCAACACGTGCGCGGTGCGGGAGAACGCCGACAACCGGCTCTACGGCAACCTCGGTCACCTGCGGCCGGTGAAGGACGGGCGGCCCGGCATGCAGATCGCCGTCGGGGGCTGCCTCGCGCAGAAGGACCGCGCGGAGATCGTGCGGCGCGCGCCATGGGTCGACGTCGTGTTCGGCACCCACAACGTGCACGCGCTGCCCGTGTTGCTGGAGCGGGCCCGGCACAACCAGGCCGCCCAGGTGGAGATCGCCGAGTCCCTCGAGGTGTTCCCCTCGACGCTGCCCGCGCGGCGCGAGTCCGCCTACGCGGGCTGGGTGTCGATCTCCGTGGGCTGCAACAACACGTGCACGTTCTGCATCGTCCCGTCGCTGCGCGGCAAGGAGAAGGACCGCCGCCCCGGCGAGGTGCTCGCCGAGGTGCAGGCGCTCGCCGCCGACGGCGTGCTGGAGGTGACCCTGCTCGGGCAGAACGTCAACTCCTACGGAGTCGAGTTCGGCGACCGCGGCGCGTTCGCGAAGCTGCTGCGGGCCTGCGGCGACGTCGATGGCCTCGAGCGGGTGCGGTTCACCTCGCCGCACCCCCGGGACTTCACCTCCGACGTCATCGCCGCGATGGCCGAGACGCCCAACGTGTGCCCGCAGCTGCACATGCCGCTGCAGTCCGGCTCCGACGACGTGCTGCGCCGGATGCGCCGCTCCTACCGCCCGTCGCGGTACCTGTCGATCCTCGACGAGGTGCGCGCGTCGCTGCCCGACGCCGCGATCTCCACTGACATCATCGTCGGCTTCCCCGGCGAGACCGAGGAGGACTTCCAGGCCACCCTCGACGTGGTCGAGAAGGCCCGGTTCGCGCAGGCGTTCACGTTCCAGTACTCGCCACGACCCGGCACCCCTGCCGCGACGCTCCCCGACCAGCAGCCGAAGGCCGTCGTCCAGGAGCGCTACGAGCGACTCGTCGCGCTGCAGGAGGAGATCTCCTGGCAGCAGAACCGGGCCCTCGAGGGCCGGGTCGTCGAGGTGCTGGTCTCCACGGGGGAGGGGCGCAAGGACGGCGCCACCCGCCGGATGAGCGGCCGGGCCCGCGACGGCAGGCTCGTGCACTTCGCCCCCGGTGACCTGTCCATCCGGCCCGGCGATGTGGTGGAAGTGGCGATTGGCTACGGCGCGCCGCACCACCTGGTGGCCGACGGCCCGGTCCTGACCCACCGGCGCACGCGGGCGGGCGACGTCCACGAGGCCGGCACGCGTCCCGGTGGTGCTGCCACCGGGCTCGGCCTGCCGGGCTTCGGTGCGCCCCCCGTTCAACCCGCGGCGGCCGCGCCCGCCTGCGGGGTGAACGGGTGA
- a CDS encoding glutamate ABC transporter substrate-binding protein yields MKMRTLAVGLMVSALALSACGREGSPTAPAAPGGEPAAELSYPVAENVQVAGSPVFQAMTQRDRVVIGVKEDQPGLGFKDATTGEFSGFDIEIARMVAAGLGFGPDQIDYKSIPSAAREDSISRGDVDYYVGTYTINDKRKQLISFAGPYFQAGQSILVRADETAITGPQTLKGKKVCSASGSTPIQRVRDQGLTEPENIVEFQTYTQCVDQLLTNQVDAVTTDDAILAGYASQQPDELKLVGEPFSEEPYGIGLNKDDSALRNKINDLLAAAESDGTWQKIYDNTLGLSGTPASPPQLERY; encoded by the coding sequence ATGAAGATGCGCACCCTTGCGGTGGGCCTGATGGTCAGCGCACTGGCCCTCAGCGCCTGTGGGCGAGAAGGCAGCCCCACAGCCCCAGCCGCGCCCGGCGGCGAACCCGCCGCCGAGCTCAGCTACCCCGTCGCCGAGAACGTCCAGGTCGCCGGCTCGCCTGTGTTCCAGGCCATGACCCAGCGCGACCGCGTCGTCATCGGCGTCAAGGAGGACCAGCCAGGACTGGGCTTCAAGGACGCCACCACCGGCGAGTTCTCCGGCTTCGACATCGAGATCGCGCGCATGGTCGCTGCAGGGCTCGGCTTCGGTCCTGACCAGATCGACTACAAGTCGATTCCCTCGGCAGCTCGCGAGGACTCCATCTCCCGCGGCGACGTGGACTACTACGTCGGCACTTACACCATCAACGACAAGCGCAAGCAGCTGATCTCCTTCGCCGGCCCGTACTTCCAGGCCGGCCAGAGCATCCTCGTGCGCGCCGACGAGACCGCGATCACCGGCCCGCAGACCCTGAAGGGCAAGAAGGTCTGCTCCGCCTCCGGCTCCACCCCGATTCAGCGGGTGCGCGACCAGGGGCTCACCGAGCCGGAGAACATCGTCGAGTTCCAGACCTACACCCAGTGCGTCGACCAGCTGCTCACCAACCAGGTCGACGCCGTCACGACCGACGACGCCATCCTCGCCGGCTACGCCTCCCAGCAGCCCGACGAGCTGAAGCTCGTCGGCGAGCCCTTCTCCGAGGAGCCCTACGGCATCGGCCTCAACAAGGACGACTCCGCGCTCCGCAACAAGATCAACGACCTCCTGGCGGCCGCCGAGTCCGACGGCACCTGGCAGAAGATCTACGACAACACCCTTGGCCTGTCCGGCACCCCGGCCAGCCCGCCCCAGCTCGAGCGGTACTGA
- a CDS encoding amino acid ABC transporter ATP-binding protein — MIRIASVDKHFGELHVLRDINLEVAAGQVVVVLGPSGSGKSTLCRTINRLEPIDSGVIEIDGQALPAEGKALAALRADVGMVFQSFNLFAHKTILENVTLAPLKVRKADKATAEKEGIALLERVGIANQRDKYPAQLSGGQQQRAAIARALAMKPKVMLFDEPTSALDPEMVQEVLDVMTTLAKEGMTMLVVTHEMGFARRAANRVVFMSDGEIVEDAPPDTFFSNPTSARAKDFLGKILTH; from the coding sequence ATGATCCGGATCGCGTCCGTCGACAAGCACTTCGGCGAGCTGCACGTCCTGCGTGACATCAACCTGGAAGTCGCGGCCGGACAGGTCGTCGTAGTACTCGGCCCGTCCGGGTCGGGCAAGTCCACGCTGTGTCGCACGATCAACCGGCTCGAGCCGATCGACAGCGGCGTCATCGAGATCGACGGGCAGGCGCTGCCCGCGGAGGGCAAGGCCCTCGCCGCCCTGCGCGCTGACGTCGGAATGGTCTTCCAGAGCTTCAACCTCTTCGCGCACAAGACGATCCTCGAGAACGTCACCCTCGCCCCGCTGAAGGTGCGCAAGGCCGACAAGGCCACCGCCGAGAAGGAAGGCATCGCCCTTCTCGAGCGGGTCGGCATCGCCAACCAGCGCGACAAGTACCCGGCCCAGCTCTCCGGCGGCCAGCAGCAGCGCGCCGCGATCGCCCGCGCGCTCGCCATGAAGCCGAAGGTCATGCTCTTCGACGAGCCCACCTCCGCCCTCGACCCCGAGATGGTCCAAGAGGTGCTCGACGTGATGACCACCCTCGCCAAGGAGGGCATGACGATGCTCGTGGTCACCCACGAGATGGGCTTCGCCCGCCGCGCCGCCAACCGCGTCGTCTTCATGTCCGACGGCGAGATCGTCGAGGATGCGCCACCCGACACGTTCTTCTCGAACCCCACTTCCGCCCGCGCCAAGGACTTCCTCGGCAAGATCCTCACGCACTGA
- a CDS encoding response regulator transcription factor, with product MHILLVEDDDRVAAALRPALHRHGMTTTRVAIGRGAEDQLAGVDIVLLDLGLPDVDGVDVCRAIRGVSDVPVIVVSARGEVDDRILGLHSGADDYLVKPYDIGELVARVHAVYRRRRLATPSGSDDVIEIDGVRVDLHKHAVTVGGRPVNLTRKEFQVLALLATAGGAVCTRSRIVAEVWGRSWAGANRTLDVHVATLRTKLGKPEFVQTVRGVGYRLGNPNAASSE from the coding sequence GTGCACATCCTGCTGGTCGAGGACGACGATCGGGTGGCGGCCGCGTTGCGTCCAGCCCTGCATCGGCACGGCATGACGACCACGCGGGTGGCCATCGGCAGGGGAGCGGAGGACCAGCTGGCCGGCGTCGACATCGTGCTGCTCGACCTCGGTCTGCCCGATGTCGATGGGGTCGACGTGTGCCGGGCGATTCGCGGGGTGAGCGACGTACCGGTGATCGTCGTGTCGGCAAGGGGCGAAGTGGACGACCGCATCCTCGGCCTGCACTCGGGCGCCGACGACTACCTCGTGAAGCCTTACGACATCGGCGAGCTCGTCGCCAGGGTGCACGCGGTGTACCGGCGCCGCAGGCTCGCGACGCCGAGCGGGTCCGACGACGTGATCGAGATCGACGGCGTGCGGGTCGACCTGCACAAACACGCGGTGACCGTCGGTGGCAGGCCGGTCAACCTGACGCGCAAGGAGTTCCAGGTGCTCGCGTTGCTCGCGACCGCGGGCGGGGCGGTGTGCACCCGCAGCCGCATCGTCGCCGAGGTGTGGGGGCGGTCGTGGGCGGGCGCCAACCGCACGCTCGACGTGCACGTCGCCACGCTGCGCACCAAACTCGGCAAGCCGGAGTTCGTGCAGACCGTCCGTGGCGTGGGGTACCGGCTCGGCAACCCCAACGCCGCGAGTTCGGAATAG